A window of the Bacillus andreraoultii genome harbors these coding sequences:
- a CDS encoding YkvS family protein yields the protein MRKASIGNVIEFKDGMKGIVEKVNENSVIVNLTYMKNFRDMDLDERTVVNHKNYTIIED from the coding sequence ATGCGTAAAGCTTCAATTGGAAATGTAATCGAATTCAAAGACGGAATGAAAGGAATTGTTGAAAAAGTGAATGAAAACTCCGTCATTGTGAATCTAACATATATGAAGAATTTTCGAGATATGGATTTAGATGAAAGAACCGTTGTTAATCATAAAAATTATACAATAATTGAAGATTAA
- a CDS encoding CPBP family intramembrane glutamic endopeptidase, whose product MKKTFIEWKFLLGLVIAHILIFFAFNQTKVFWYILTGSMLFLIAYSILNEDMEDRLSVGRYLLYGILSGAIVYGLFWLGDTFIRWIHLSYFERQVTSLYKLYSPSAIWHFIVLVLILVPGEEFFWRGFILKRLLANNAIWPSIIVSALLYAIVQLYSGFVVLFFAAFIGGIIWGYLYAWKRSLPLVVISHLTFDLLLFVFLPLR is encoded by the coding sequence ATGAAAAAAACGTTCATTGAATGGAAATTTTTATTGGGACTTGTCATAGCCCATATATTAATTTTCTTCGCCTTCAATCAGACGAAAGTTTTTTGGTATATTTTAACAGGATCGATGTTGTTTTTAATCGCTTACTCTATTCTAAATGAAGATATGGAAGATCGATTGTCAGTTGGACGATATTTACTATACGGTATCCTCTCAGGTGCAATAGTTTATGGATTATTTTGGTTAGGCGATACGTTCATAAGATGGATACATCTATCTTATTTTGAAAGACAAGTAACTTCCTTATATAAGCTTTATTCACCATCAGCAATTTGGCATTTTATTGTGTTAGTTCTCATTTTAGTACCCGGAGAAGAGTTCTTCTGGAGAGGTTTTATTTTAAAGCGATTATTAGCTAATAATGCAATTTGGCCAAGTATTATCGTTTCTGCATTATTATATGCAATCGTTCAGTTATACTCCGGTTTTGTCGTCTTATTTTTTGCAGCTTTCATTGGAGGAATCATCTGGGGATATCTTTATGCATGGAAAAGAAGTTTACCGCTTGTCGTTATTTCTCATTTAACCTTTGATTTATTATTATTCGTATTCCTTCCACTTAGATAA
- a CDS encoding YkvI family membrane protein translates to MDWKKSFQLASVYVGTIVGAGFATGKEIVEFFSQYGFMGLMGIIISGLCFIGFGVKIMILSIRLHAKSFHQLNVHIFGSYATPIINVIMCVMLIGVTSVMLSGAGSVFQEHLQLPKVTGILITIFLALIVLIVGTRGLVFVNTLVVPILICFSLLLAYLSFQLPDFGKNVLEGTEFQWRAVINSFAYAAFNISLTTAVIVPAAVEIGDERTVKMGGVLGGLALTIVLIASHLTLVQLPLLTSYQIPMAVMMNELAHYLHFLFIIVIYGEIFTSVIGNIYGLERFVKKKLSIHSLFIGIGILSIAFFISQIDYGTLLSVLYPLFGYISLIFLLLLFVR, encoded by the coding sequence TTGGATTGGAAAAAGTCATTTCAATTAGCCTCTGTCTATGTTGGAACAATTGTTGGGGCTGGTTTTGCAACGGGAAAAGAAATTGTTGAATTTTTTTCCCAATACGGATTTATGGGGCTAATGGGAATTATCATTTCAGGTCTCTGTTTTATCGGCTTTGGTGTAAAAATTATGATACTATCAATCCGCTTACATGCAAAAAGTTTTCATCAATTAAATGTACATATTTTTGGTTCTTACGCCACCCCTATTATTAATGTCATTATGTGTGTCATGTTAATTGGCGTGACCTCGGTCATGCTAAGTGGAGCTGGAAGTGTATTTCAAGAACATTTACAGTTACCTAAAGTGACTGGTATTCTCATTACTATTTTTTTGGCGTTAATTGTACTTATTGTTGGGACAAGGGGGCTCGTTTTCGTAAATACGCTTGTCGTTCCCATATTAATTTGCTTTAGTTTACTGCTAGCCTATCTTTCTTTTCAATTACCTGATTTTGGGAAAAATGTACTTGAGGGAACCGAATTTCAATGGAGAGCTGTAATTAATAGCTTTGCTTATGCAGCCTTTAATATTTCACTAACAACAGCTGTGATTGTTCCTGCTGCTGTAGAGATTGGAGATGAACGGACGGTAAAGATGGGGGGAGTATTAGGTGGACTTGCTTTAACAATTGTATTAATCGCAAGTCATTTAACCCTTGTTCAATTACCTTTACTTACTAGTTATCAAATTCCAATGGCAGTTATGATGAATGAATTAGCTCATTATTTACACTTCCTATTTATTATTGTTATTTATGGTGAAATATTTACATCAGTGATTGGAAATATATATGGATTAGAACGATTTGTGAAAAAGAAACTTTCAATTCATTCATTGTTTATTGGAATCGGTATTCTTTCAATTGCATTTTTTATTAGTCAAATTGATTATGGAACATTATTATCGGTTTTATATCCTTTATTTGGTTATATTAGTCTTATTTTTCTACTGTTATTATTTGTCCGGTAG